From Aegilops tauschii subsp. strangulata cultivar AL8/78 chromosome 5, Aet v6.0, whole genome shotgun sequence:
tacatagctgcttcggaagcagcaaataaaggagtctggatgaaggagttcatatccgatctaggtgtcatacctagtgcatcgggtccaatgaaaatctattgtgacaatactggtgcaattgccttggcaaaggaatccagatttcacaagagaaccaagcacatcaagagacgcttcaattccatccgggaccaagtccaggtgggagacatagagatttgcaagatacacatGGATccgaatgttgcagacccgttgactaagcctcttccacgagcaaaacatgatcaacaccaaggctccatgggtgttagaatcattactgtgtaatctagattattgattctagtgcaagtgggagactgaaggaaatatgccctagaggcaataattaagttattatttatttcctcatatcatgataaatgtttattattcatgctagaattgtattaaccggaaacataatacatgtgtgaatgcatagacaaacatagtgtcactagtatgcctctacttgactagctcgttgatcaaagatggttaagtttcctagccatagacatgagttgtcatttggttaacgggatcacatcattaggagaatgatgtgattgacttgacccattccgttagcttagcacttgatcgtttagtttactgctattgctttcttcatgacttatacacgttcctatgactatgagattatgcaactcccgattaccggaggaacaccttgtgtgctaccaaacgtcacaacgtaactgggtgattataaaggtgctctacaggtgtctccgatggtacttgttgagttggcatagatcgagattcggatttgtcactccgattgtcggagaggtatctctgggccctctcagtaatgcacatcactataagccttgcaagcaatgtgactaatgagttagttgcgagatgatgcattacggaaccagtaaagagacttgccggtaacgagattgagctaggtattgagataccaacgatcgaatctcgggagtaacatagcgatgacaaaaggaacaacgtatgttgttatgcggtttgaccgataaagatcttcatagaatatgtaggaaccaatatgagcatccaggttctgctattggttattgaccggggacgtgtgtcggtcatgtctacatagttctcgaacccgtagggcccgcacgcttaaagttctgtgacgattggtattatgagtttatatgttttgatgtaccgaatgtagttcggagtcccggatatgatcacggacatgatgaggagtctcgaaatggtcgagacataaagattgatatattggaagcctatatttggacgtcggaagagttccgggtgaaatcgggattttaacGGAGTGTCggagaggttaccggaaccccccgggggttaatgggcctagctgggccctagtggagagagagagagaggggccggctagggcaggccgcgcgccccctccccctctggtccgaattggactaggaagggggggggggggcgcccccctttccttctccttctccccttcctttccccctcctagtaggagtaggaaagaggggagtcctactactactaggaggaggactcctcctcctagcgcgccctacggggccggcctcccccttgctcctttatgtacgggggcagggggcaccctagaacacacaagttgatcattgatctctcccagccgtgtgcggtgcccccctccaccataatccacctcggtcatatcgtagcgatgcttaggcgaagccctgcgacggtagcttcatcaacatcgtcaccacgccgttgtgctgacgaaactctccctcgagctctactggatcgtgagttcgcgggacgtcaccgagctgaacgtgtgctgaacgcggaggtgccgtacgttcggtactgaggatcggtcgatcgtgaagacgtacgactacatcaaccgcgttgtcataacgcttccgcttacggtctacgagggtacgtggacgacactctcccctctcgttgctatgcatcaccatgatcttgcgtgtgcgtaggaatttttttgaaattgctgcgttccccaacatatagACCCTCAGTGTTTTCTTCTCCATGGCGGCGATTTGATACACAGATCATGGCCGCTAGCCTCTTCTGGTTACATCGACCACTTCCTGCCACTGCTTTTATACACTAGTGGATTAAAACTAGTTTCCTCCATTGAGACGGAGGCCCAGAGGCGGGAACGAGCTTTCCTCATGGTGCGCCGCCGGTGGATGTGGAAGGAAAAAGACTTTGATACGCTCTCGAGAATTTGAATGTATTTTTCAGTTTCTGCATGGATGTTTTTGTAATGGTTCACGCTAGTCCTTTGGCTAAGTAGAGTCTTTAATTTCGAAGTGCATAATCTCGCCAAGTATGGTTGTAATTTAGGTGTAGGTCGTCACATTTGGTTGGCGTCTCCTCATGACCAAAACATTGCACCTCTGATTATTGAGTAGTAAAGAATGCGagttttctcaaaaaaaaagaaaggaaaaagacTTTGACAACCCTCTCAGAATTTGAATGTATTTTTCAGTTTCTGCATGTGTGTTTTTTTGTAATGGTTCAGGCTATTCCTTTGGCCTTCAATAGCATTAGTACAAAAATGGGCTGGCCCGGCATACATGGAGGCAAACGTAGGTGTGGGAAGGACCAGCTGCACGTACATACACGCAGTACTAGTGCCGACTAAAAAAGTGCTCTAACGCGACGAGAATGCCCTATCGCTCTCATAGCCACCTGCCGGTGGTCGTTGAACCAAGTAAGTACATCAAGGCCGGACAACTAATCTCAAAAGAGGAATTAATTGAGGACAAAAAATAATAATGGGCATCCGATAGTGCACAATCTGCAAAGTTGATTTGAAAAGCAGTGCACGCACGCCGATGCACCTCAGGTACCACCTTTGTCTGTGCGTGTTTGTCAGTATGGTCTACCCTGTATCTTCGCCTCGTTTTATATATAAAACGACTACACAACAGAGTACACGGCCCAACAATACTAAACCCTGTCCAACTCAATAAAAAGAATATGTATGGTCTACCTTGCCAATTTGCCTTGTGATCGATGGATGATCTATGCATGCATGATTAGTTTTGTTGACGAGTGGAGCGAATGCATTCATGCACAACACAGTGAACGTTAGGGGTCAACTGCACCTACGTCTGTAGTATATGTAATATGTTGACACGTACGACGTACCTACGCTTCCAACGGGCAACAAAACATCCATCGATCGACCACATGGTAGTAGATAGTCTACCACATGGTCAGCCGGGCTCCGTCAACAGTCCACGTAAGTAACCGGTAACTGTAAGAGATGGAGATCGAGGCCCCGGTCGTGCTCCGAGATCGGGATGGAGAAAGCAATGCTTGCATGCATGCATACGTGTACACTCCCTTCGTGTATGCATGTGCATGGATGGTCCCGACCGATCGACCACACGATATTTTTTCTGTGATCGACCACACTGCGGCGTTTTGTCGCCATCGATGTATATGAATTATCCGACGCCATTCATTCTGATTCAAATTCAATTAACTGTGCCATCCAGTGATCCATATATATTCACACCGGCTTGCAGGTCTAGATCACACTACTGCTACGTATGTCATCTAGCTACAGGCCCTTCATTGTTCTTGTTCCCCGGGAAACCCATGCACGTGACCAGCTTCATATTTGCCATCCAGTGAATTTCACCTTTGGCCCATGGGTGCCGTAAAACTGTCTCTGGATTCCATACTTGCATCGTTTCTTCATGCTAATggattttttattttattttgaggAACCAGCCAGAGCTCTCTTTTTTTCACATAAAAGAAGAAGAATTAGGAGGTTAATAAGAAAAACTGGCAGAAAACCGATACATCAAACAATACACAAGCTGACCCTGAGGCCGCACACTAGCCGAGCTGCCGGCTCTGTCGCCCTAGCAACCCGGAGCCGGCACACCCTACAACCATATCCGAAGACGCCGCTTCGACATCCATGCCAACCACGAGGCCGGGCACCAGGCAATCCACACTGCCTCGGTGTTCCATGGTGACGTTGTGCATATATATTGGATGATTAATTCGAGGCGGCTTAGTACATATTTGCATGATTCAACTATATATTACCATGAAGTGATACCACTGTAGCCAATATATGGTAGTAGGAGAGTATGTATCCCTACATCATTAGGAGGGGAACTTTTGGTCTATGGGTGTATCTACACCCTATATCGAAGAAAAAAATTATAATTCAACAAAAAGTCAAAGAATtctgaatatttttaaaataaacTTGACCTTCCATTGTACTCGTGAGAAATATTCCACAAAAAGAAAACCCCCCTTTGACTTCtttcaaaaaaatatttttttggccaaAATAGAGTGAATAGTGACCTATAATAACAAAtaaattttgtcttttttgctatGAAGTCAACGTTGGTCTTTTTTTCGTGAAAAATTATATACTGAAGCAAAAGTAAGTCAAGTTTTATTCTAAAAAAATTCTTAACTATTCTGACTTTTTGTttaattattaaaaaaaatccTCATATAGGGTGTATCTACAACCAGGAAAGTGTATCTCCCTATATCACTACATCTACATGACATGGATTGGATGAAAGAGACAATTAAGACTAAATAGTGAAAGATTGTGGTTGTTTGCGTGAGCAAAGGAATGATGGATGGAGAACAAGGAATGGTATACGATGATGCATGCATGGTTGGTTTTGCATGTAGCTACATGCATGGCCTAGTCTCGTCTCTCTGTCTCTTTCTCTGAGGAGCGCAGCGACCGCACGTGAACAGCTCGACCGTGGAGCTAGACACGTACGCCTATCCAACGCCGCGAGCGCAGTAGTAAACCGTGAACGAAGAGAATTACTACGTATTGCACGCAAATAATTAATTTGGCGCCATCTATACATGTATATGGTCTGACACCCATTAATGCACGCATCAAATTGAGATTCATGTCAAAATTTGTCCATATTCACAGCCCTGCGGTTACGGGCAGTGGTACCACCTGCGTGTCCAGTACTATGTACTCCCTaagctcttatatttctttacagatgGAGTACATATAAGACGGTGTACGATTATTATTATTTTGAGTTCTGGTGGTCGCTGTCCCCTAGCTGCCTCTCGCGATCAATGTATGATTTCCAGGGAGACCCATGCTTGTACATGCAGATGCAGATCTGATGCTTGATGCCCATGAATGGCTTCAAATTCAAATTGGACAGGAAAATTCAGAAGATACCCGTCAAACAGAAGTAATTCAGTGAGTCGTCGATAGGGTTAAATTTCATTTGAGACTGACATACGGCTTCAAATCCTGTTTTTCGAAGTTCAAACTCAAACTACACATAGCAAAGTTGGTTTTTTTTTTGGCCAATTAAGAATCATTCAGTGAACGATATGTAAAATGTCAACTAACATTGATTTATTACGAGGAGCGAGAAAATAGATGGCGCGCGGGAGGGAAAGAAAATATGTAGCCAATTGAAGGGAGTGTTAACtgagcaaactaatatggatttCTCTCATTGGATAGTCATCATATGCATGGGGACTCTTACATCTTGCAGTAATTAACTACCAAAGAAAACACTGTCAACCCAGCACAACGTAAAATACGTACATGTAGTAGTCATCAATGTTTTAAATCGTGAGAAAAATGATTTCGGCTTCTCTCCGTATCTATAGCGAGCACTTTTCCAATTGGAAGAGTTCGTAGGTTATTGCAAAATCTTGGGCAGTTTAGCAGGGTTTCTCATGGCGGTGGCAATAGCGCGGAGGTTGTAAGCCGAGTACATGTGTCTCCATCCGGCCCCGCCGGGCACACGGGCAAGGTGTGATTTATATAGAGCCACCAGCTATAGGGTCACAGGAGATTTAAATTTATGGCAGTAATTGCACAACACAACAACAAAAACTAATTAACTATTGATTTTGATAGCCACACGGTGGATCCATCGGTAATGTGGATCTCAACTCATCAACTAGTAGTAAATAAAGATTGACCGCATCAAAGGATGGATGGATGTGGCAACAGTGGTGTGTAGCTAGACGGCGGCAGCCTTGTTGGAGCGGAACACGGCGCCGTTTCTGAGGACGTACTGGTGGTACACCATGGCCACGGCGGCGCCGATGAACGGGCCAACCCAGAAGATCCACTGGTCGTCCCAAGCCTTCCCGCCGTTGTACACCACGGCGGCGCCAAAGCTCCTGGCCGGGTTGATCCCGGTGCCGGTGACGGGGATGGTGGCGAGGTGCACCATGAGCACGGCGAACCCGATGAGCAGCGGCGCCAACACTGGCACGTGCGGGTCCCGGGCGATGCGCTTCGGGTCGGTCGCCGAGAACACCGTGTACACGAGCACGAAGGTGCCGGCGATCTCCGCGATGAGCCCCGCTGTCCTGGAGTACCCCGGCGCGAGCACGTTGGCGCCGCCGCCGTAGAGTGCGTAGTGGTGGCCTCCGTGCACGGCCCTGACCAGCGCGGCGCCGCAGATGGCGCCCACGCACTGCGCCACCATGTACAGAAAGGCCCTTGGAAGGGACACCTTGCGCGCCAGCAGCAGCCCGAACGTCACCGCGGGGTTGATGTGGCCGCCGGAGATGCCGGCGGTGCAGTAGACGAGGACGGCAATCATGCCGCCGAAGGCCCACGCGATGCCCAGCACGCCGGCGCCGCTGCACGCTTGGGCGTCGGTCTGGCGCTTGTGGCCGACCACGGTGGCGACGGCGACGTAGACGAAGATCAGCGTGGCGGTGAACTCGGCGATGACGGCGCGGTAGAGCGACCACTTGCCCAGCTCGGCGGCATCCACCAGCGGCACCGGAGCAAGGTCGAGGTAGTCCTTGGTGCTGCCGTTGCTGATAACTTCGTTGTCGATGGCATCCGGACTCACCTTGCCCTCTCCCA
This genomic window contains:
- the LOC109743730 gene encoding aquaporin PIP2-5, encoding MAVGEGKVSPDAIDNEVISNGSTKDYLDLAPVPLVDAAELGKWSLYRAVIAEFTATLIFVYVAVATVVGHKRQTDAQACSGAGVLGIAWAFGGMIAVLVYCTAGISGGHINPAVTFGLLLARKVSLPRAFLYMVAQCVGAICGAALVRAVHGGHHYALYGGGANVLAPGYSRTAGLIAEIAGTFVLVYTVFSATDPKRIARDPHVPVLAPLLIGFAVLMVHLATIPVTGTGINPARSFGAAVVYNGGKAWDDQWIFWVGPFIGAAVAMVYHQYVLRNGAVFRSNKAAAV